One segment of Theobroma cacao cultivar B97-61/B2 chromosome 9, Criollo_cocoa_genome_V2, whole genome shotgun sequence DNA contains the following:
- the LOC18588934 gene encoding dnaJ homolog subfamily B member 4, with amino-acid sequence MGVDYYNILKVNKNATDDDLKKSYRRLAMKWHPDKNPNNKKEAEAKFKQISEAYEVLSDPQKRAVYDQYGEEGLKDMPPPGSSGPSFGNGTGGLNGFNPRNAEDIFAEFFGSSPFGFGSSGPGRSSRFHSDGGMYGGFGSTDNIFRTYSEGTVPRKPPPVESKLPCSLEELYTGSTRKMKISRTVVNSAGRQVQETEILTIDVKPGWKKGTKITFPDKGNEQPNQLPADLVFVIDEKPHDFYKRDGNDLVVNQRVSLAEALGGTTVNLVTLDGRSLSLPVTDIISPGYELVVAREGMPIAKEPGNRGDLRIKFEVKFPTRLTPEQRAGLKRALGG; translated from the exons ATGGGGGTggattattataatatattgaaGGTGAACAAGAATGCAACAGATGATGATCTCAAAAAATCATACAGGAGATTGGCAATGAAATGGCATCCCGACAAGAACCCAAACAACAAGAAGGAAGCTGAAGCCAAATTCAAGCAGATCTCTGAGGCCTATGAG GTCCTGAGTGACCCTCAAAAAAGAGCAGTTTATGATCAGTATGGTGAAGAAGGCTTGAAAGACATGCCACCACCAGGCAGCAGCGGACCATCATTTGGAAATGGCACTGGTGGTCTAAATGGGTTTAATCCTAGGAATGCGGAGGACATCTTTGCAGAGTTCTTTGGGAGTAGTCCTTTTGGATTTGGGTCATCAGGACCTGGTAGGTCTTCAAGATTCCATTCTGATGGAGGGATGTATGGAGGATTTGGTTCGACTGACAACATTTTTCGAACTTACAGTGAGGGGACTGTACCCAGGAAACCTCCCCCAGTTGAGAGCAAATTGCCTTGCAGCCTTGAGGAGCTTTACACTGGATCAACGAGGAAGATGAAGATTTCTAGAACTGTTGTCAATTCGGCTGG GCGGCAAGTACAGGAAACAGAAATATTAACCATTGATGTGAAGCCAGGGTGGAAGAAAGGAACGAAGATTACTTTCCCAGATAAAGGGAATGAGCAACCAAATCAGCTTCCAGCAGACCTTGTATTTGTCATTGATGAGAAACCCCATGATTTTTACAAAAGAGATGGCAACGACCTTGTTGTCAACCAAAGGGTGTCACTAGCAGAGGCACTTGGGGGCACAACGGTAAATCTCGTTACTCTGGATGGGCGTAGTTTGTCATTGCCTGTGACCGATATTATCAGCCCTGGTTATGAACTTGTTGTTGCCAGGGAAGGAATGCCTATAGCAAAGGAGCCTGGTAATAGAGGTGATCTTAGAATCAAATTTGAGGTGAAGTTCCCGACAAGGTTGACTCCAGAGCAACGAGCCGGACTCAAACGTGCTCTAGGGGGTTGA
- the LOC18588932 gene encoding polyadenylate-binding protein-interacting protein 6 isoform X2 yields MKPGVSSLNPYAASYIPLAKREGNDNVAAKDIKRGNETAWYEPSSHLAHNPHHSNTSLDSVTHGTGKHQIPEASALKSHPAHGSLMQNLGEMTDKQIMDEEFDMDLEYLCMIFPGLSNESLLDVYWVNNRDLEATVDMLNQLEPWEDECLSSSSAVLSRTSPNILL; encoded by the exons ATGAAGCCAGGAGTTTCTTCATTGAATCCTTATGCAGCATCATACATACCTCTCGCCAAAAGGGAGGGAAATGATAATGTGGCAGCTAAAGATATTAAGCGTGGCAATGAGACTGCTTGGTACGAACCATCCTCACATTTGGCACATAACCCGCACCATAGCAATACTTCACTTGACTCTGTGACTCATGGCACTGGAAAGCACCAGATTCCTGAAGCTTCTGCACTGAAAAGCCATCCTGCCCATGGCTCCTTGATGCAAAATCTGGGAGAAATGACTGACAAGCAGATTATGGATGAAGAATTTGACATGGATTTGGAGTATCTTTGCATGATATTCCCTGGTTTATCCAATGAGTCTCTTCTGGATGTCTACTGGGTAAATAATAGAGACTTAGAAGCCACTGTTGACATGCTGAACCAACTTGAG CCATGGGAGGATGAATGTTTGAGCTCCTCTTCTGCTGTTCTATCTCGCACATCTCCAAATATCCTGCTATGA
- the LOC18588932 gene encoding polyadenylate-binding protein-interacting protein 5 isoform X1 gives MKPGVSSLNPYAASYIPLAKREGNDNVAAKDIKRGNETAWYEPSSHLAHNPHHSNTSLDSVTHGTGKHQIPEASALKSHPAHGSLMQNLGEMTDKQIMDEEFDMDLEYLCMIFPGLSNESLLDVYWVNNRDLEATVDMLNQLEMYTVESSETLPDTLDIGDVSESGSSATCGALKLKNVAGEASASSSGSAEPAVAS, from the exons ATGAAGCCAGGAGTTTCTTCATTGAATCCTTATGCAGCATCATACATACCTCTCGCCAAAAGGGAGGGAAATGATAATGTGGCAGCTAAAGATATTAAGCGTGGCAATGAGACTGCTTGGTACGAACCATCCTCACATTTGGCACATAACCCGCACCATAGCAATACTTCACTTGACTCTGTGACTCATGGCACTGGAAAGCACCAGATTCCTGAAGCTTCTGCACTGAAAAGCCATCCTGCCCATGGCTCCTTGATGCAAAATCTGGGAGAAATGACTGACAAGCAGATTATGGATGAAGAATTTGACATGGATTTGGAGTATCTTTGCATGATATTCCCTGGTTTATCCAATGAGTCTCTTCTGGATGTCTACTGGGTAAATAATAGAGACTTAGAAGCCACTGTTGACATGCTGAACCAACTTGAG ATGTACACTGTTGAGTCTTCTGAAACTCTTCCTGACACCTTGGATATTGGTGATGTCTCTGAATCTGGGTCTTCAGCAACCTGCGGTGCTCTTAAACTGAAGAACGTGGCAGGCGAAGCCAGTGCCTCTTCATCTGGTTCTGCAGAACCTGCTGTTGCCTCCTGA
- the LOC18588933 gene encoding pentatricopeptide repeat-containing protein At1g12620 — translation MPFCFSPAVTYSYRICRSFRCFESFATSCALKTLDFFEQADTHVANYSELQRRMQSYAISGDFSNALYTLSLMKNIHGKPTVYDCNALMYCYLKSKNVCWKELVEMYIGMKSFGPQPNASTFNTLLNGMLRLGNLKDAIFTVEEMCRNHFVPSFSSLSKTLKKAVEEGNLLDCLTVFELMLRYDYHPSEPTLNGFISMLCEAGMISGACFVFSLLLRKGYVFSVYCYNPILWALCKCGRSSIALRLFYLMKKRGFVHNVCSYTALIYGFSREGLQEDVFQCLDFMQRDGCKPNVITYTIIIKFLFDNGKFEQAMDFVSKMEAEGCDADLVTYNVVLRELCHRGRVADISEFIQVMNQKGLSPDSYSYAALAGGLLKIGKVGFACELLLDVISKGCTLDAAVYNIFFRCLCQVNRSREALSLLKSMMEAGFKPNNVSYNTILSGFCRERNINEALELLDHFEWDANGPDVVSFNTILSTACRLGNSAIIQSILCRMEYEHIKFDVFSLTCLIQYFCTIGKFSECLKLLESIMHNDPSSIVIPFNILLHNLCKNWLLGTAYWIFKNLRNTKFLPDVTSYNILIHACIRDRNHLLVGQLLREMNRQKLKPDAFIYGSLISGLCKEGKISVALQLWNQMLESGLIPSVLIYNTILQAKFQRGNFGDILSLLKVMIVEGFQPDEATLGILNEAVSNGWMKRFPKVAKVLGWVISNDFQKETDKGQ, via the coding sequence atgcctttttgtttttctcctGCTGTTACTTATTCATACAGAATTTGCAGAAGTTTTCGTTGTTTTGAGAGTTTTGCTACTTCCTGTGCTCTAAAGACATTGGATTTCTTTGAACAAGCCGATACCCATGTTGCCAATTACTCAGAATTGCAGCGCAGGATGCAGAGTTATGCTATCTCAGGTGACTTTAGCAATGCTCTCTATACTCTGAGTTTGATGAAAAACATACACGGAAAACCAACTGTATATGATTGTAATGCTTTGATGTATTGTTACTTGAAGTCGAAAAACGTGTGTTGGAAAGAGTTAGTTGAAATGTACATTGGGATGAAGAGCTTTGGGCCTCAACCAAATGCATCCACTTTTAATACCCTCCTTAATGGAATGCTACGTCTTGGTAATTTGAAAGATGCGATTTTTACTGTTGAAGAGATGTGTAGGAATCATTTTGTGCCATCATTCAGTTCATTGTCCAAAACCTTGAAAAAGGCAGTCGAAGAAGGGAACTTACTTGATTGTCTTACTGTTTTTGAGCTTATGCTGAGGTATGATTATCACCCATCTGAACCAACTTTGAATGGATTTATTTCAATGCTTTGTGAAGCTGGAATGATTTCCGGtgcttgttttgttttctctcttcttttgaGGAAGGGTTATGTTTTTAGTGTGTACTGTTACAATCCCATTCTATGGGCTTTATGCAAGTGTGGTCGAAGTTCTATTGCTTTGCGACTGTTTTATTTGATGAAGAAGCGAGGGTTTGTTCATAATGTGTGTTCGTATACTGCTTTGATTTATGGGTTTAGCAGAGAAGGTCTGCAGGAAGATGTTTTTCAGTGTCTAGATTTCATGCAAAGGGATGGGTGTAAGCCTAATGTGATTACATACACGATAATTATTAAGTTTCTCTTTGACAATGGGAAGTTTGAGCAGGCTATGGACTTTGTGAGTAAGATGGAAGCAGAAGGATGCGATGCTGATCTGGTTACTTATAATGTTGTTCTCCGTGAACTTTGCCATAGAGGTAGAGTGGCTGACATTTCTGAGTTCATTCAGGTGATGAATCAGAAAGGTCTTTCTCCAGATTCATACTCATATGCGGCTCTGGCTGGAGGCCTACTAAAAATAGGAAAAGTAGGGTTTGCATGCGAACTATTGCTTGATGTAATTTCCAAGGGCTGTACTTTGGATGCTGCAGTTTATAATATCTTCTTCCGATGTTTATGTCAAGTGAATAGATCAAGAGAAGCATTATCTCTTTTGAAGAGCATGATGGAAGCAGGCTTTAAGCCAAACAATGTGTCATATAACACAATCTTGAGTGGCTTTTGCAGAGAAAGAAATATTAATGAGGCTTTGGAGCTCTTGGACCATTTTGAGTGGGATGCAAATGGGCCTGATGTAGTTTCTTTCAATACAATTTTGTCTACTGCATGCAGACTGGGAAACTCTGCAATAATCCAAAGTATCTTGTGTCGCATGGAATATGAACACATTAAGTTCGATGTTTTTAGTTTGACTTGTTTGATCCAATATTTCTGCACAATTGGAAAATTTTCAGAGTGTTTGAAGTTGTTGGAGTCCATAATGCATAATGATCCTAGTTCAATTGTAATCCCTTTCAATATTCTACTACATAACCTTTGCAAGAACTGGTTACTTGGAACTGCATACTGGATTTTCAAGAACTTAAGGAACACCAAGTTCCTTCCTGACGTGACTTCATACAACATTCTTATCCATGCTTGCATAAGAGACCGCAATCACCTTTTGGTTGGTCAATTATTAAGGGAAATGAATAGACAGAAACTGAAACCTGATGCTTTTATCTATGGTTCATTAATTAGTGGCCTCTGTAAGGAAGGGAAGATATCAGTTGCTCTCCAGCTATGGAATCAAATGCTAGAGAGTGGGCTCATTCctagtgttctaatttacaATACAATATTGCAGGCAAAGTTTCAGAGAGGCAACTTTGGGGACATTCTCTCATTACTGAAAGTCATGATAGTGGAGGGGTTTCAACCTGATGAGGCAACTCTAGGGATCCTTAACGAAGCAGTTTCAAATGGTTGGATGAAGAGATTTCCTAAAGTTGCTAAAGTTCTGGGGTGGGTGATAAGCAATGACTTTCAGAAAGAAACAGATAAAGGGCAGTAG
- the LOC18588931 gene encoding psbP domain-containing protein 5, chloroplastic: MVVLSPSLLSLPTLHFLRYDPGSRMLSHKNSNYSRRLHEKITVCYSLPSKPTSQDVLWRRDLLLFALSSSLCTRLPSSGCLAEEDVKMASIVDEINAYTYSYPVELPYKKFLFKWVESRKPERYSSAAPLSPDARLRIVSERVDIADNLIISVSIGPPNIQFLKSKDKKTWAAKDVADSVLSDKSALRVTSSQRMSESSVLDAHASEIDGEQYWYYEYLVRKSPTKSAQEPNLYRHYVASTAEREGYLYSLSASTLSQQWTKMGPLLEQTVASFHLLPPTDNYVPPYKDPWRFW; this comes from the exons ATGGTGGTTCTGTCTCCCTCTCTTCTTTCCCTCCCAACGCTCCATTTCCTCag GTATGACCCAGGCAGTAGAATGCTAAGTCATAAGAATAGTAATTACAGTAGAAGATTGCATGAGAAAATCACAGTTTGTTATAGTCTTCCTTCAAAACCCACATCCCAAGACGTGTTATGGAGAAGGGATTTGCTgctttttgctctttcttcttcactttgTACACGTCTTCCATCTTCAG GGTGTCTTGCTGAGGAAGATGTAAAAATGGCTTCAATCGTTGATGAAATAAATGCTTATACCTATTCATATCCAGTGGAGTTGCCATATAAGAAATTCCTCTTCAAATG GGTGGAATCTAGAAAGCCTGAACGCTATTCATCCGCTGCACCACTGTCTC CTGATGCACGCCTGCGCATTGTGTCTGAACGTGTTGACATAGCTGATAATCTCATCATTTCTGTTTCG ATAGGTCCCCCAAATATTCAGTTCTTAAAGTCAAAGGATAAGAAGACCTGGGCAGCAAAAGATGTTGCTGATTCTGTATTGTCTGACAAGTCTGCGCTG CGTGTCACCTCAAGTCAGCGCATGAGCGAGAGTTCAGTTCTTGATGCGCATGCTAGTGAA ATTGATGGTGAGCAATATTGGTACTATGAATACCTTGTTCGCAAATCACCGACCAAATCC GCTCAAGAACCAAACCTTTACCGACATTATGTTGCTTCAACAGCTGAACGGGAAG GTTATCTGTACTCTCTAAGTGCTTCAACTCTTAGCCAGCAGTGGACTAAG ATGGGCCCCTTATTGGAACAGACTGTTGCATCCTTTCACCTTCTTCCACCCACAGACAATTATGTTCCTCCATACAAGGATCCATGGAGATTTTGGTGA
- the LOC18588935 gene encoding death-inducer obliterator 1, whose protein sequence is MSNDLVSQQLTIPGSQMAQLEPISSKLEAPMSMGLMGFGSSGSLQQQIPSNMPIGQMGSVSNDLRSQLSSMSKQQPGQVESQAYTQLSQQYLMSNKPVGEMIPTMLDTLRPHQLPTLSKRKAPMEPISTDSVPQRLPVPNKRVAHMEHRPWLQPISAPSKRTVQMQSVSVMPGSQPSPASIKRSVPSKTGSSTSRNQPVQMRSAPKVQTESFESVRSKMRESLAAALALVSQQQGENSKVEKNSNGEAVSSPGKTQESSNPVDSNSGNADAVGSMSAEPRGILLSNQDGAGGGNISDTTQTLKCDGQQFQSSNLLPDEDVPFSDNIFARDELLQGNGLSWVLEPAIDVAENKEIETVGKQNPVNEKIGENAVEKSVQSPQVLAYQIEADLFKLFGGVNKKYKEKGRSLLFNLKDRNNPELRERVVSGEISPERLCSMSAEELASKELSQWRQAKAEELAQMVVLPDTEVDIRRLVRKTHKGEFQVEVEQTDSASVEVSAATSISRRPKTEAKQDPTTGKTVGKKDGSGTAGEKSNIEDPDLTITIPSSEGPDPMQGLMGEDELKDADFLPPIVSLDEFMQSLDSEPPFENLPSDARRAASISNKDDSEAGSDSKSSGRASQDPADTTPDKLETIDASNVKSDADVKPNDIPAKTETTVSVATLKGEHVWGGLLQLNITAMTSVIGTFKSGEKTCTKEWPSLLEIKGRVRLDAFEKFLQELPMSRSRAVMVVHFLCKEGSAESERGSLVEAADSYILDGRVGFAEPASGVELYFCPPHARTHEMLSKILPKDHLEALNAIDNGLIGVVVWRRAQLISPNSTSHHKHTSKKQHFTSRRHQDKDANMNSNFPSKPTFSHSGPPVYSKPSLDDNEDDDVPPGFGPATSRDEDDLPEFNFSGGSNPSGPQYPTGYQSQRVGIASAHLHSQTSSRPVDQMRELVQKYGQPNTNASLGVSMQPWNDDDDDIPEWQPQISQQQQPQPPTQVHRFQQPMHVPQQLPHQALSTMHVQGQQNTTQSWQEGTWWVPTSGSQGQQFVNGAQFYGAAVGTGQPAWRKDPPHSRGF, encoded by the exons ATGTCCAACGATCTGGTATCTCAGCAATTAACGATACCTGGTAGCCAAATGGCTCAGCTGGAACCCATTTCCAGCAAATTGGAAGCACCGATGTCCATGGGGTTGATGGGATTTGGCAGCAGTGGATCTCTACAGCAGCAGATACCTTCGAATATGCCTATAGGACAGATGGGATCTGTGTCAAATGATCTTAGATCACAGTTATCATCAATGTCAAAACAGCAACCTGGACAGGTTGAGTCCCAAGCTTATACTCAGCTGTCACAGCAGTATTTAATGTCTAATAAGCCAGTAGGAGAAATGATTCCCACCATGTTGGATACTCTGAGACCACATCAATTACCAACTTTGAGCAAGCGTAAGGCACCAATGGAACCAATTTCTACAGATTCTGTCCCACAGAGGTTACCAGTACCAAACAAACGAGTTGCACATATGGAACACAGGCCTTGGTTACAACCAATATCTGCACCTAGTAAAAGAACTGTACAGATGCAGTCTGTTTCCGTCATGCCAGGATCACAGCCTTCTCCAGCATCGATTAAGAGATCAGTTCCAAGTAAAACAGGGTCATCCACTTCAAGGAATCAGCCTGTACAGATGCGGTCGGCTCCAAAAGTTCAGACTGAGTCATTTGAATCTGTGAGGTCCAAGATGCGGGAATCATTAGCTGCTGCCCTAGCCTTGGTATCTCAACAGCAAGGTGAAAACTCAAAGGTGGAGAAGAATTCTAATGGTGAAGCTGTAAGTTCCCCTGGGAAGACACAGGAGAGTTCTAACCCTGTTGATTCTAATTCTGGTAATGCTGATGCTGTTGGCTCTATGTCTGCAGAACCTCGGGGGATATTGCTTTCCAATCAGGATGGTGCTGGTGGTGGGAATATTAGTGACACTACACAAACTTTGAAATGTGATGGGCAGCAATTTCAATCAAGTAATCTTTTACCCGATGAGGATGTTCCATTTAGTGATAATATTTTTGCAAGAGATGAACTTTTGCAGGGAAATGGTCTTTCTTGGGTATTAGAACCTGCAATAGATGTGGCAGAGAACAAGGAAATTGAAACTGTTGGGAAACAAAACCCTGTTAATGAAAAGATAGGAGAAAATGCTGTAGAAAAATCAGTACAGTCTCCACAAGTTTTGGCATATCAAATTGAAGCAGATCTGTTTAAATTATTTGGAGGTGTGAATAAAAAGTATAAGGAGAAGGGCAGGTCTTTATTGTTCAACTTAAAGGATCGTAATAACCCTGAACTCAGAGAAAGAGTTGTGTCAGGTGAAATTTCCCCAGAAAGACTATGTTCTATGAGTGCTGAGGAACTAGCTTCTAAAGAGCTTTCCCAGTGGCGACAAGCAAAGGCAGAAGAGCTTGCTCAAATGGTAGTTTTGCCTGATACAGAAGTTGACATTAGACGATTAGTGAGAAAAACACATAAGGGTGAGTTTCAAGTGGAGGTTGAACAAACTGATAGTGCTTCAGTGGAAGTTTCTGCTGCTACTTCAATTAGTCGGCGACCAAAAACTGAGGCAAAACAAGATCCTACAACTGGTAAAACTGTTGGAAAGAAAGATGGATCAGGTACTGCAGGTGAAAAGAGTAATATAGAGGACCCAGATCTTACCATTACCATTCCTTCAAGCGAAGGGCCTGATCCAATGCAAGGGTTGATGGGAGAAGATGAATTGAAGGATGCAGATTTTCTTCCTCCAATTGTTTCCCTTGATGAGTTCATGCAATCTCTTGATTCAGAGCCACCGTTTGAGAATTTACCTAGTGATGCTCGGAGAGCAGCATCCATTTCTAATAAGGATGACTCAGAAGCTGGGTCTGATTCAAAGTCTTCTGGTCGAGCTTCACAAGATCCTGCTGATACCACGCCTGATAAACTTGAAACTATTGATGCAAGTAATGTGAAGTCTGATGCAGATGTCAAGCCAAATGACATTCCTGCGAAAACAGAAACTACAGTTTCTGTAGCCACTTTGAAGGGTGAACATGTCTGGGGAGGGTTGCTCCAGCTGAATATCACAGCCATGACCTCTGTCATTGGTACTTTTAAAAG TGGTGAAAAAACTTGTACAAAGGAGTGGCCTAGCTTGCTAGAAATCAAGGGCAGAGTCAGGCTTGATGCATTTGAGAAGTTCCTGCAAGAGCTACCCATGTCCCGAAGTCGTGCTGTAATG GTGGTTCATTTTCTTTGCAAGGAGGGATCAGCCGAGAGTGAACGTGGGAGCCTGGTTGAG GCGGCTGATTCGTATATTTTGGATGGGAGAGTGGGTTTTGCTGAGCCTGCCTCTGGAGTGGAACTTTATTTTTGTCCACCTCATGCCAGAACACATGAAATGCTCAGCAAGATCCTCCCGAAGGACCACCTTGAGGCTCTTAATGCTATTGACAATGGTCTAATTGGAGTTGTTGTATGGAGAAGAGCTCAATTAATATCACCCAACTCAACTTCACACCATAAACACACCTCAAAAAAGCAACACTTCACTTCTAGGAGACACCAAGATAAGGATGCTAACATGAATTCTAATTTTCCATCAAAGCCTACTTTTTCCCATAGTGGACCACCTGTCTATTCCAAACCCTCTCTTGATGACAACGAGGATGATGATGTTCCCCCTGGTTTTGGTCCTGCCACTTCTCGGGACGAAGATGACCTACCTGAGTTTAATTTCTCTGGTGGCTCAAACCCATCGGGGCCTCAATACCCCACTGGGTACCAATCCCAACGAGTGGGGATAGCCTCGGCTCATTTACATTCTCAAACGTCATCTCGTCCTGTTGATCAAATGAGGGAGCTCGTACAAAAGTATGGGCAACCAAATACCAATGCGTCCCTAGGAGTTTCAATGCAACCGTggaatgatgatgatgatgacatACCCGAATGGCAGCCTCAAATATCCCAACAACAGCAGCCGCAGCCTCCAACCCAAGTTCATAGATTTCAACAGCCAATGCATGTGCCCCAGCAATTACCCCACCAGGCATTGTCGACCATGCATGTGCAAGGTCAACAGAACACTACTCAGTCGTGGCAGGAGGGAACTTGGTGGGTTCCGACGTCTGGTTCTCAAGGCCAACAATTTGTCAATGGAGCTCAATTTTACGGGGCAGCAGTAGGAACTGGGCAGCCTGCCTGGCGAAAGGATCCTCCACACAGTAGAGGCTTTTAG